A genomic region of Pararge aegeria chromosome 11, ilParAegt1.1, whole genome shotgun sequence contains the following coding sequences:
- the LOC120627643 gene encoding uncharacterized protein LOC120627643, with protein MSSSSRKKCLRSQTRETIAKVYEFLKIDARDILELVSDPVCSASPILISKLSEHLNSVRKRTAMAVGVSERTVTNILAEGKESDSKFKSPHKDRKKRLKKLELDNFNVDVIRSTIQNYHLEHRELPTLLKLKGIFQDKLNYDGSISTLRTALLKLGYKWRKTVDNRRVIIERHDIQKLRFSYLKNLLRYRQENRCIVYTDESYILTNHVQNKGWGNKDGPPLKRNLSKGQRIIIVHAGSEQGFVPNALLTYKANSVSGDYHSNMNAENYEKWLKERLVPNLPPNSVVVLDNASYHNVQNDRAPNSNSKKIEMQRWLTEKNIAFNQDMKKIELYDLIKKNKENYICYKIDDILQRYGIKVLRLPPYHPELNPIENVWGILKNYIASRNVDQNVTEIMKLINECLSQIDEGMWGNTCRHVQKKEEEYYRHFDMESEFIINLDESSESENSSFDFSSSDSE; from the exons ATGTCTAGTTCTTCacggaaaaaatgtttaaggagtcag actCGAGAAACCATTGCTAAGGTATACGAATTTCTGAAAATAGATGCGAGAGATATATTGGAACTAGTAAGTGATCCAGTTTGCAGTGCAagtccaattttaatatcgaaactaagtgaacatttaaataGCGTACGGAAAAGAACAGCAATGGCAGTGGGGGTATCAGAGAGAACAGTTACTAATATATTGGCTGAAGGAAAAGAATCTGACTCTAAGTTTAAATCTCCGCATAAAGAccgtaaaaaacgtttaaagaagttagaattagacaactttaacgttgatgttatacgttccactattcaaaattaccatttagaacATCGTGAGTTACCTACCTTGCTAAAGTTGAAAGGAATATTTCAAGATAAACTTAACTATGATGGAAGTATTTCGACTCTGCGTACAGCTTTGTTAAAGTTGGGATACAAATGGCGAAAAACTGTGGATAACAGACGTGTTATTATAGAGCGGCATGACATCCAAAAACTACGATTTTCctacctaaaaaatttactcagaTACCGTCAAGAAAATCGGTGTATCGTATATACAGATGAGAGCTATATCTTAACTAATCATGTTCAAAACAAAGGATGGGGTAATAAAGATGGACCACCTTTAAAGAGAAACCTGTCGAAAGGACAAAGAATTATCATTGTGCATGCTGGTTCAGAACAAGGTTTCGTACCTAACGCACTATTGACATACAAAGCAAATAGTGTTTCTGGTGATTACCATTCTAACATGAACGCGGAAAACTATGAAAAGTGGCTAAAAGAACGTCTAGTACCGAATCTTCCACCTAACTCTGTGGTTGTGCTTGATAATGCCTCATACCATAACGTTCAAAATGACAGAGCCCCAAATtcgaattccaaaaaaatagaaatgcagagatggctgacagaaaaaaatatagcttttaatcaagatatgaaaaaaattgaactgtatgatttgattaaaaaaaataaagaaaactatatcTGTTACAAGATTGATGACATACTTCAGCGATATGGCATAAAAGTTCTTCGATTGCCACCATATCATCCTGAACTAAACCCCATAGAAAATGTGtggggaattttaaaaaattatattgcttcgCGTAATGTCGACCAAAATGTGACGGAAATAATGAAActcataaatgaatgtttaagtcAAATTGATGAAGGGATGTGGGGTAATACTTGTCGacatgtacaaaagaaagaagaagaatactatAGACATTTTGACATGGAGTCAGAATTCATAATTAACCTTGATGAGAGCAGCGAATCCGAAAATTCATCATTTGATTTTTCAAGTAGCGATTCAGAataa